The Canis lupus familiaris isolate Mischka breed German Shepherd chromosome 27, alternate assembly UU_Cfam_GSD_1.0, whole genome shotgun sequence genome window below encodes:
- the PRR13 gene encoding proline-rich protein 13, translating into MWNPNAGQPGPHPYPPNIAYPGGANPAHPPPVNPAYPPGPYPTPPGAPQGNPAFPPGGPPYPAPQPGYPGCQPTGPYPPPYPPPVPGTPLVNPLPPGMGGPGMVMDKKMRKKMKKAHKKTHKHHKHGKHSSSSSSSSSSDSD; encoded by the exons GACAGCCAGGGCCTCATCCATATCCCCCTAACATCGCGTACCCTGGAGGTGCCAATCCTGCCCATCCGCCACCTGTGAATCCCGCCTACCCCCCGGGCCCCTATCCAACTCCCCCAGGGGCTCCCCAGGGGAATCCAGCTTTTCCCCCTGGTGGGCCCCCTTATCCTGCGCCACAACCAGGGTACCCCGGATGCCAACCCACGggtccctacccacctccctacCCACCACCTGTTCCTGGCACGCCTCTTGTGAATCCCTTGCCACCTGGCATGGGGGGACCGGGAATGGTGATGGACAAGAAGATgcggaagaaaatgaagaaagctcATAAAAAGACGCACAAACACCACAAGCATGGCAAG cattcctcctcctcctcctcctcttccagcaGTGACTCTGACTGA